From the genome of Thermosynechococcus sp. NK55a:
CAAAGGTGCTGGATACCAGTTGCATTATCGATGGCCGCATTGAGGCGCTGTTGAATCTAGGGGTATTTGAAGGGCAAATCATTGTGCCCCAGTTTGTGCTTCAGGAGTTGCAACTGATTGCCGATGCGGGGAATGAGCAAAAACGGATTCGCGGTCGGCGGGGTCTAGATGTCCTCAATCGCCTCCAAGCTAGTTTGGGTGATCGCATTGTCATTCACTCTGCAGACTATCCAGAATTAACGACGGTGGACGCCAAGCTAGTGCGCCTGTGCCAAGAGATCAACGGCACCCTGGTCACCAATGATTTGAATCTGAACAAAGTTGCCCGCTTCCAGAAAGTGGATGTCTTTAACGTCAATGAAGTTGCCCAAGCCCTGCGTCCCATTTATCTCCCTGGGGATACGCTGGAGTTGAAAATTCTTAAGGAAGGCAAAGAGCCTGCCCAAGGGGTGGGATACCTTGAGGATGGCACCATGGTGGTGGTGGAAGAAGGGGTGGATCACATTGGCGATCAACTCTCGGTGGTCGTCACCAGTGCCCTGCAAACTTCAGCAGGACGGATGATTTTTGCCCGTCTGCAAATGCCAACCATGGCCTAAGTTCGCCCTTTTAGGGGGTCTGCTGATGACCCATGAGTCACCCAAGCCCACTTCACCCCCACGGCTGGTTTTACCGTGGGTCTGGGGTTTATTTGTTTTTAGCCTGCTATTTCTGCTGGGCGTATTGTTGGCAACAGTCTGGCAACCGACACTCTTTCCCATCGATTTGGTCAATCCAGATCAATTGCGACCTCTACCGGACCTCTTGCAAATGCCTTCGGATCAGATGAGTAGGTGGTGGCCGGTCATGGTTGCGGGAATGGTGGCGATCGCCCTCAATTTTATTCCCAGCAATAATGTCACCCGCCTCATTATGCGCCTCATTGTCATTCTCTTTGGCTGTCGCTATCTGGTGTGGCGTGGCTGGGTGACGCTGAATGATGCCCACTGGTTGAGTTTTGGAGCAAGTGTCGGTTTCTACGGTCTTGAGCTACTGTACTTTTTGACCTATGTGCTCTACTTTTATCAAACGGCATGGCTGACAACTGCCTGGCGATCGCGCCAGGCCAATCACTACCAGCAGGCGGTTCTTAGTGGTGAATACTGCCCCAGTGTCGATGTTTTCATTCCCACCTACAATGAAGCCCCCTACATTTTGCAGCGAACTATTATTGGCTGCCAGGCAATGAATTACAGAAACAAAACCATCTATGTCCTTGACGATGGCCGTCGTCCGGAAATTGCCGATCTCTGTGAGCAGCTAGGGGTCAACTATCTCACTCGCCCCACCAATGAACACCGCAAAGCAGGGAATCTTAACCATGCCCTGAAACACACCCGCGGCGAACTGATTGTTGTTTTTGATGCCGACTTTATTCCCTTTCAGAACTTCCTGACTCGCACAGTGGGCTTTTTTCAGGATGATCAGGTGTCCATGGTGCAAACCCCCCAGCACTTTTTTAACCCTGACTATTACTCCCGAAACCTTGGCATTGAGTTTATGATGCCCGGGGATATGGAGTACTTTTTTGGGTTTATTCAGCCGGGACGGGACTTCGGCAACGCTATTATTTGCTGCGGTACCTCCTATGTCGTTCGCCGCCGTGACCTAGAAGCCATCGGTGGATACTATACCCGCTGTGTGGTGGAAGATTTCCAAACAGGGACAAAGATGCAGATTGCTGGTTACCGTTTGATCTATCTCAATGAAATTCTCAGTATGGGGGAATCTCCCCGCAATTTTCAGGATTATTTAGAGCAACGGCTGCGCTGGCTCCAAGGGAATATGCAAATCTATTTCTGTGGCGATGATCTTCCCATCTGGTCAAAGCTCTCTTGGTTTCAGCGCAGTTGTCACCTATCGCTGCTGCTGTACAACATCAATCCCTTTATCCGCACCTGCTTTCTCATTGGCCCATTTTTGAGCCTGATGACGGGCATTTCCCTGACAGTAGCCACCTTGAGCGAGTATCTTTTCTACGCCCTGCCCTACACCCTGCTGATGATCGCCACCTTTAGCTGGGCTACAGAAGGACGGTATTTTTCGATCTGGGGTGAGGTTCATGAAGTCACCTTTGCCTTTCCAGGTATGGTGCAACTGATTAAAATCCTCCGCAATCCCTTTGGCAAAATTGGCAGCATTGTCACTAATAAAGGAACAGTGTCCAATCGCAAATGTTTGAATTTACGCTTTACGTGGCCATTGGTTGTCTTTGTGGTGGCGGTGGGAGTGGGGATCTTTATCCGCTATGGTGGCTACTGGCTCCACATTTGGCCGCCAATGGAGTATGAACGGTCGGGTTTAGAGCTGATGTTGGCTTGGACCATCTATAACGCCTTTATTGCCTTAATTGCTGTTTTATCCGCCATTGATCAGCCTACCCGTCGCCAGAGCGATCGCTTCCCCGTTTGCACTGTGTGTCGCTTTCAACTGGGGAATCAAACCTACTGGGGCTATACCCGGGATCTTTCGGAGACAGGGGCGGCTCTATTACTGACCGCTGGCCGGTTTGTGGAAGACCAAGGCAATCAGGTGGGGACGCTCACTTTTTTAGAGCAGGACTTTAGTGTGACCGCAGCTGTTGTTCGCAGCCGTGCAGAAGACGAGAAATGCTGTATTTACCTGCGGTTTCTTGAGGTCGGTGATGAGGCACAGCGGGGCCTAGTACAACTGCTCTATGGTGGCCTCACATGGTGGCACAAACCGAAAGCCCCCAATGGCCTAGATGCCTTTTGGCCAATGTTGATTCGTCTATTCGACTTTCGATCGCTCTTTAGCCTCTATAGCAATAACTAGGAACAACTGACCATCGGCTCACGGCTTAAAAATTTGCCCTGGGGGACAACGACAGTTGGGCAACAGGGGAGATGTCAACGTATTCTTTTGAATAACGCCGGCTCCCATCCAGGCACAACTAGGACCCGTTACTGGTGACCATGCCTAAAGTTGGCCGTCAAAATTTCTACAGATAGGGGATTTACCAGTGGGGGCACCGCTCACCCCTGACTCCCCACTAATCATTACTAAATCATTTCGTACTAATCATTTCGTAGCGATTGCCGTTCTTGGGTAATAGCTCCGGAGCCCCACTGATCTAGAGATGCTTAAGAAAACTAGCAAGGCCTACCCTGTGTCATTTCCAGTTCTTGAGAACTACCATACTGCCTGTGCAGCCCTTTTTGCAGGGTGGTAAAAGCTGCTTTATAACCAAGCTACCAAGAGTGTGGCCACGCCCAAGCCCGTGAGGGCAATCCAAATGAAGGCATTTGGTAAAGGAGTAGCGGGGGGCGGTGGTTCTTGGGGTTTTGGGGTGGGAGCCGATGGCCTTTTCGAGGAGCGGCGATTGGGGGAGGTGTAGCTGCGATCGCCCAGGTGGGATAGGTCAGGAATTTCGCTATACCATTCTGGACGGCGTTTCAGTTGGGGAGCCTCCAAAATCGCTAGCAAGCGACGACTTTCCTGCCGCGTGTGAGGATCGGGATGCCGTTGGAGTTGACGGCAGAGACTCACGGCTGCCCCTTGATCGCCAGCAGCGCTATAAGCTGTGACTAACCAGAGACTAATTTCTCCTGATTGCACCGCATTTCCCTCAGCCAGCGCCGCCGCCTGTCCCAACAGGGCAACGGACTGTTGATAGTTGCCCCGCTCAAAAGCCTCTTGTCCTTGTTGAAAGAGGACAGCTACCGCATCCGTCATTGCTTAAACTTAATAAACTTAAAAGAGAAAATAACGTTGGGCAAGGGGTAAGACACTGGCCGGTTCACAGGTGAGCAATTCACCATCCGCCCGCACCTCATAGGTTTCGGGATCTACCTCAATGTGGGGTAAGTAGTCATTGAGCTTGAGATCTGCTTTGCGCAGTTGGCGGATGTGGCGCACCGGCAGCACTGTTTTTTGCAACCCCAACTGTTCTGGAAGGTTGTTGGCAATGCCTGCTTGAGACATAAAGGTTACTGAGGTGGCGGTTTGGCAGCCCCCATAGCTGGCAAACATGGGTTGCATGTGCACTGGTTGGGGCGTGGGAATACTGGCATTGGCATCCCCCATTTGAGCGTAGGCAATCATTCCCCCCTTGATTACCAGCTCCGGCTTGACTCCAAAGAAAGCGGGCTTCCAGAGGCACAGATCAGCAATTTTGCCCACCTCTACTGATCCCACATACTCAGCAATGCCGTGGGTAATGGCAGGATTAATCGTGTACTTGGCTACATAGCGGCGGGCGCGAAAGTTGTCATGATCGACGCCCGGCTGTTGGGGATCCCTGAGATGTCCCCGCTGCAGCTTCATTTTGTGAGCAGTTTGCCATGTGCGAATAATACTCTCCCCCACCCGTCCCATTGCTTGGGAGTCCGAAGAGATAATACTAAAGGCCCCGAGGTCATGGAGAACATCTTCAGCAGCAATGGTTTCTCTGC
Proteins encoded in this window:
- a CDS encoding PIN/TRAM domain-containing protein — protein: MLDTILLLIIVVMGIAVGFNSIDLLPETVLAQVANVRGLQWVMAGFGAIVGIALGLLLQSLYHRLERSIRQLPPETLLSRAVGLVVGLLLANLMLAPIFLLPIPKDFSFIKPLIAVLTSILFAYSGTTLADSHGPALLRLINPNAVASSLLAEGMLKPARAKVLDTSCIIDGRIEALLNLGVFEGQIIVPQFVLQELQLIADAGNEQKRIRGRRGLDVLNRLQASLGDRIVIHSADYPELTTVDAKLVRLCQEINGTLVTNDLNLNKVARFQKVDVFNVNEVAQALRPIYLPGDTLELKILKEGKEPAQGVGYLEDGTMVVVEEGVDHIGDQLSVVVTSALQTSAGRMIFARLQMPTMA
- a CDS encoding glycosyltransferase; this encodes MTHESPKPTSPPRLVLPWVWGLFVFSLLFLLGVLLATVWQPTLFPIDLVNPDQLRPLPDLLQMPSDQMSRWWPVMVAGMVAIALNFIPSNNVTRLIMRLIVILFGCRYLVWRGWVTLNDAHWLSFGASVGFYGLELLYFLTYVLYFYQTAWLTTAWRSRQANHYQQAVLSGEYCPSVDVFIPTYNEAPYILQRTIIGCQAMNYRNKTIYVLDDGRRPEIADLCEQLGVNYLTRPTNEHRKAGNLNHALKHTRGELIVVFDADFIPFQNFLTRTVGFFQDDQVSMVQTPQHFFNPDYYSRNLGIEFMMPGDMEYFFGFIQPGRDFGNAIICCGTSYVVRRRDLEAIGGYYTRCVVEDFQTGTKMQIAGYRLIYLNEILSMGESPRNFQDYLEQRLRWLQGNMQIYFCGDDLPIWSKLSWFQRSCHLSLLLYNINPFIRTCFLIGPFLSLMTGISLTVATLSEYLFYALPYTLLMIATFSWATEGRYFSIWGEVHEVTFAFPGMVQLIKILRNPFGKIGSIVTNKGTVSNRKCLNLRFTWPLVVFVVAVGVGIFIRYGGYWLHIWPPMEYERSGLELMLAWTIYNAFIALIAVLSAIDQPTRRQSDRFPVCTVCRFQLGNQTYWGYTRDLSETGAALLLTAGRFVEDQGNQVGTLTFLEQDFSVTAAVVRSRAEDEKCCIYLRFLEVGDEAQRGLVQLLYGGLTWWHKPKAPNGLDAFWPMLIRLFDFRSLFSLYSNN